The genomic interval ATAGCcatgaattaataaaaaaaaccaaGATAATTATCAACAGTTGAGAGTTTAAATACGTGGAAATAgtaccacatatatatatatatataaacacttTCAAGAACTTTCAAGCAAGCAAAacctcctttttatttttttctatttgccTCCAAATTATTTGATGGCTCTCATTAATTAATACAAATTAGTTGTTGTGGTAAGTAGATAATGATGCATGATCTTTGACACCTAAAGGTAACTTTCAGTGAAAGGAAATGGGAATATAATTGCATTGTATATGTTATCCTATAATAAAAGTTATTTACataaaattttttgattttttcttagaaaaggaaaattataaaCAAGATATAGCACAAGTAGTTTCAACATATtattcttgcaaaaaaaaaaggagataaaACTGATTTATTAAATTAGTGTAATAAAATATCAAGAATACTTCCACAACTAGTTAAGAAAAATGTATGGTTTTTGTTGAGACAGAGAGGAAGATCATGTTAGACAATATGACAAATTAATCACTTGATGAACAGACAATGACATTAGTGCAATCCATGATTATCtctctttcatcattttttttagatAAATGAAGTAAAAAAGGTAAAATACTAGCACCATTCAACTTGGGAATAACTTGTGAAATCTTCCAATTTGAAAAACAACATTTTAATCAATAAAAGTAAATGaactttaagtttaaaattatcttttttttccctagttattttcttcctttttttttgtaaaagatGAATTGAAGCCTTTTTTTTTTACTGAAAACAATCTAAAAATCAGAGCTAAGTAGCAAGTTAATTTGCCAAGCCAAAGACAACGTTAGAATAATGCTCTAAACGAACCTCAAAACTAAATAAGTTGTTAACATTTAAGAACCACTTTAAAATTATATCAAATTATATTGTGATCACgaaaagaaggaaaaaagagACAAAAAAACAAGTCACCAAATTGCCATCTTAAATGGTTTAGCTGACAACACTTGGAATTTCTAATACCATGCACTCTTTAATTCCTAAATGATCAAGTAGCACTCACTTTGTGTGGTGGATGCTTATCCAATCCATCATAATTACTTTCAATCTGATTCTCACCTTTtgttctatgatttttttttatattatttacgATTTTCTCATCATCTTCAGTGTTAAGAGAGATCTGATGAACCCCACCAACCCTAGACAAAGATCTTTAATGAGCACAGTGAACAGGATTCAAGTAGCAAATTTAGGAGTAGAATTTAGAAAAAACAATCAACAACAGATAGCATGCCTTATCATTTATGGACATGTAGAACTAATAATTATGGAGGACCACAAATCTGACAATTTAGTTGGATTAGCATTTATCACTATGAAAGTCTCATTCTTCTTGGCTTTCTCCTTCAATTTTGAATTCATTTCAAGTCTATAATTGAATTATATACAAGACATATTATTAGGTGGCACCAGCAGCAGCACTAATTGGGATTTTTTTGGAGTTCAAAGTTtcacaaagaacaagaaaggcaTATGTGTCAGCAACAAGGAAAAGTAAGAAGTaatatttctaaattgaaatagaTCAACAGGAACCACTTCAAAAATTCATCACATAGAAATTAAGTTACCCATGAGTAAAGCAATCACATCACTTTCCACATAAACACATAGCTATAAACTCCTAGACAAACAAATTATTTACATACCTCATTTTCCCCTCATTATCCTGAAGTGCAAGTCCAACTTTTGAGATCAAACAAATTAGAATAAATTAAGACATAAAAGAGTTAAAAGATAAATAAGCATGGAGAAAGTATAGCACTAATTAATCCATCATCAAATCCAAAATGTAGCTTTCACCCTTTCAGCACAACAGGCTCTAAATTAGATGCAGAAAGGCATCTTTGACCTTTCcataatgtttattatattccatAAGGAACACAAAGAGACACTGAAGCACTAGATTGCTTCAGCTAATGAAGGAAAGAGCTCACTGTTTAGATAATAAAATATTCCCACTTACAACTTCCAAGGACATGATGATTGAAAGGATTATCTAATTGATTGGGCATCTTGGCTGAATAATTTATTCCCTCTATGCTAATTGCGGCTAAACGTTTGTTATAGATCATTAATATTATCCAAATGATTATTCTTGAACAGATGGGATcccaagatatatatatatatatatatatatatatatatatatatatttatttatttatttatttattgggaTTAGTTAAAAAGGCTAAAACTATTGCAACTTCTAGATTCACTAATACTTTAATTTTGAAAAGCCAAGTCTAGTTCCTTTGAGACACTAATGGTTCATGAGAAAGTAGATACTAAGTCCTGATACAAGAGCAAGTTTAACAGAGGATTTAAACATAAAGTTTGTGATCACTAACAGCCCTATAAACCTAAGTGTAGCAAGCCATGATTTGCTGTTTCATTTTAGTTCTTCATTTAAAGCCTTTAAAAAAACATACTAAGAAGACAAGCAAGAATTCAACAGCTAATGTAATCAACTAAGTTCTCTAATCCATCGTCATTTACCAACAACCTTCGTGGAAAAGATTTCATTTTTATTGAAAAACAGGAAAAGAAGCATTAGCAACCTTAAAACATAATGCTTGGAttcctctctcttctctcttcatTATACTCTAATCTACTTCATATAAGCAGCTAAACTAAAGTTATCAGTGAACAAAGGGGCTTCAAAGAACTCTAAATTAACCGTGCATGAACTACTTACTGATAACTAGTAGTGAATACTAgtgcaacaacaacagcaacagaTGCAGAATTCCAAAGGGAGACTGAGCTCAGCTCAGCTCAAGAGGAAAAAGAATCGTTCACCACATGCCCGTTGTTGCCATCAGCATCGTCCCTGCCGCTGTGGTGGACGCCGTCGCCATTGCTGCTAGGGCTGTTCCTTTCTGTTTGGCCACCGCCGGTAGCGCCGCTGTTTCTCCCACGCCGAGAGAGGCCGAGGAAGGTGTGCTTGTTGTTATGCATCCAGACCTTGAAGACGCCCTTGTCGACGCCAATCTCGCGGCACCACTCCTCCACCATCCCCTCGTCCCGCTTCTGCATCCGCCACCCCAGACGCTCCGACAGCTCCTGCATCCGCCCCTTCTGCTCCGGGCTGAACTTGCTCCGGAACCTCTTCCGCGGCTGCGCAGCTGCGGTGGTCATGGCCAGGGAAGGTACGGCGACGGGCCGTGCAGGGATGGGCAACGGAGAGGGGCCGCCTGGGATGCCGGCGCTGAGGGCGAGGAGCATGTGGGGGGCGGAGTGGAAGGGTGGCGGAGGCGGCGAGCGCGAGACGCGGTGGTGCGGCAGGGGGATCTTCccgtcttcttcctcctcctcttcctcctcctcctcatcgtcTTCCTCCTCGTCGTCATCGGTGCCACCGCGGTCGTCCTCGGCGCCGTCGCGGCGGTGGGGGCCAGGGAGCCGGCGGTGGAAGTTGCGGTGGCATCCGCAGGCGGCGCAGCGGAGGGAGGTGGGGTCCGCTGGGTCGGCGGAGGGAGAGAGCATGAACTCGCCGCATCCATCGAGGGCGTGGCCTCCGAGGCTGGCGGCGTGGTTCTTGAGGCACTCGCGGTACATGAACTCAGCCGCCGGAGCAGAGCCCGGCGGGCGGTGGTGGTGGTGCTTCCGCAGTGCGCCGTTGGGGAGGACGAAAGGCTTGACCCTGGCCTCGGCCTCCGCCGCGGCCTTGGGAGCCTCCTCCATGCCGAAAGCTAGGGCTTCTAAATCACCGAAGTCGATTTTATGAGCTCaatacaaatatataataaaccccttatttttacaaaaaatatagaaaaaaaaatgacTGAGATGATTAGATTGAGGAGAAAGCAAAGCAGAGTCAGTTGAGAAGAagcagaagaggaggaggaaggaggaggaggaggaggaggagcatttAAATTGTTGATTAAAAGAGAGGATAAATGTAAATAATTAGAGAGGAGGCAACAAAGTGGCAGTGGCGCTGGGAGAGCCACatgttatgattttttaaattatggAGGTGATTTTTGCAGAATTTCTgctctaatttttatgatttaggCCATATTTTCTTCGtccaattttgattaattttttaataaaaagaatttatatatatatatataaaagaaaaatacaaattttatttatttattattattattatacacCGTTAATAAATTAACCAGAGATCTCTATGCAATAATTAAGCCAAATGCGAATTTTTATTGACATTAACAGCTTTTGTTTCGTTTTCAAATGAAAATATCACCATTGAACAGATTAAAATTATGATAATGACAGTGAATGATACATTGATTTTGTTTTCGCATTTAAggaattaaattcataattaaacctCACCgcacacaaagaaaaataataataataggaattaaataatattaaattaagatCGAAGAATTCATGTAAGCGTTAGAGAAACGAAACCTAACAATGAAAATCATAGTTAGCTGACTGGTTGCTAAAATATTCTTCTTTGGTTgagaaaattctgaaaaaaatatTCTTGTTTGGttgagaaaattctaaaaaaatatt from Zingiber officinale cultivar Zhangliang chromosome 6B, Zo_v1.1, whole genome shotgun sequence carries:
- the LOC121988451 gene encoding zinc-finger homeodomain protein 9-like; its protein translation is MEEAPKAAAEAEARVKPFVLPNGALRKHHHHRPPGSAPAAEFMYRECLKNHAASLGGHALDGCGEFMLSPSADPADPTSLRCAACGCHRNFHRRLPGPHRRDGAEDDRGGTDDDEEEDDEEEEEEEEEEDGKIPLPHHRVSRSPPPPPFHSAPHMLLALSAGIPGGPSPLPIPARPVAVPSLAMTTAAAQPRKRFRSKFSPEQKGRMQELSERLGWRMQKRDEGMVEEWCREIGVDKGVFKVWMHNNKHTFLGLSRRGRNSGATGGGQTERNSPSSNGDGVHHSGRDDADGNNGHVVNDSFSS